The following are from one region of the Aquipuribacter hungaricus genome:
- a CDS encoding TOBE domain-containing protein has product MPHLRIREVAELLGVSDDTVRRWVDSGRLPAVAGPPGPLLVDGADVARVAEEQGRAPDAGPVAGASARNRFRGVVTRVVRDTVMAQVEVQAGPFRVVSLLSREAVDELGLEPGSVVVATTKATNVGLEVPGR; this is encoded by the coding sequence GTGCCGCACCTGAGGATCCGCGAGGTCGCCGAGCTGCTCGGGGTGAGCGACGACACCGTCCGGCGGTGGGTGGACTCCGGCCGGCTCCCCGCGGTGGCCGGTCCTCCGGGTCCGCTGCTCGTCGACGGCGCGGACGTCGCGCGGGTCGCCGAGGAGCAGGGCCGGGCGCCGGACGCCGGGCCCGTCGCGGGAGCGAGCGCGCGCAACCGGTTCCGCGGCGTGGTCACCAGGGTCGTCCGGGACACGGTGATGGCCCAGGTCGAGGTGCAGGCCGGTCCGTTCCGGGTCGTCTCGCTGCTGTCCCGCGAGGCGGTGGACGAGCTCGGGCTCGAGCCGGGGTCGGTGGTCGTGGCGACGACCAAGGCCACGAACGTGGGGCTCGAGGTGCCGGGCCGGTGA